The DNA sequence CACGCCGTAGGCGCCGATGACCTGCGGCAACACCAGCTGGAGGCCGAGGCACAGCAGCGCCCCCAGGCCCACGGCTAGCACCAACCCGTTGAAGCCTCCTGCCAGCGCGGCTGCCCGATCACCGGCCCCCAGCCGACGGGCGACGGTGCCGGTGGTGCCGTAGGCGAGGAAGATGCACAGACCGATCAGGATGCCCAGGACGTTGCTGGCGATGCCGAAACCGGCCAGCTGGCTGGTGCCGAGGTGGCCGATGAAGGCCGAGTCGGCCATCAGCAGCAGCGGCTCGGAGACCAGCGTGGCGAAGGCGGGAAGCGCCAGCGCCAGGATCTCGCGGTCCAGAGCACGGCGCGTCGTCGGGCTCGCCACCGGTTCGGACACGCTGACTAGGAAATCACACCGCCGAGTTGCAAGGTTTCGACCACTCGTTGCGCCCAGCCGACCGCAGCTGAGCGTCCCTGCTGGCCTCTGCGCGCGACGACCGGTCGGTTTCTCCCAAGCAGGGGTTATCCACAGGGGTTATCCCCACTGTGGAGGAATGACACGGCTGTCATTCGGCGGCGCCCAAGCGCGCTCAAGGACAAGAGGCCAGGGGGCTGGTCAGCCGCGGGGTCTCATTTCCACAGCGTGGCGATGGCGAAGGCGGCGGCCATGCCACCCATGCCGATCAGGATGTTCCAGTCGCCCAGCGCGGTCATGAAGCCGATGTCGGCGCCGGCGATGTAGTAGGTGATCAGCCAGGCGACACCCAGGAGACCCACCGTGATGAAGGTGGGCGGGACCCAGCGCCGGCTGGCCGGGGTCTTGACCTTCTTCGGCTTGGCCACCGCCGCGGTCTGCTTCTTCTTGGCGTCTGCGGACTTGCGGGTTCTGGACTCAGGCAACACTCTCTCCTTGCTGGTTAGTAGGTAGCGTAGTCAATAACGCCGGGCCTTGGCATTTCGCGAAGGTGCCCGGAGGGTCGTGGACAGGAAGTCAGGAGGTTCGCCGGGTGCCGAGATGGAGTCTGCCGGAGGCGCTCTCGCGAGGCCGCCGCGCGCTCAGTCGTGCCCGGGAGCGGCAGTGGCAGCGCGACCGCACCCGCAGTGCGGGCGGGCGGCTGCTCACTCTGGTGGTCTGCATCGTGGCCGGTCTGATGATCATGGTCAGTGCCCTGAACGCCCGTGGCACCGACCTGCGGCCCGGTCGCAACACCGATCTGGTCAGCCTGGTCCAGTCCCAGTCGCAACGGAACTCCGCCCTGGCTGCCCAGGTCTCCCAGCTGCGGCAGGAGGTGGACCGGCTGTCGTCGGGCCAGAACGAGCAGAGCGACCTGAGCCCGAAGGTCGAACAGCTGTCGGCTGCTGCGGGTGTCCGCTCGGTCACCGGGCCCGCTCTCACCGTCACCTTGGACGATGCTCCCGAGACAGTGGCGGCCGACGGCATCGACGGGGACCTGCTGGTGGTCCACCAGCAGGACATCCAGGCGGTCGCCAACATCTTGTGGTCCGGGGGTGCGGAGGCGATGACCATCCAGGGGCAACGGGTGATTGCGACCACCGGCATCAAGTGCGTCGGCAACACCGTGGTGCTGCACGGGATCCCCTACGCCCCGCCCTATGTGATCAGGGCGATCGGTGATCCCGCGCGGTTGCAGGCCGCCCTGGCGAGGTCGCGCTTCATCCAGATCTACCAGCAGTACGTAGACGCCTTCGGCCTCGGCTACCAGGTGCAGACGGCCGGAAAGGTGACTTTCCCGGCCTACCAGGGTTCGCTGGAGCTGCAGTACGCCCGACCGCTCGGCAGCAGCGGCGCCTCCGGTTCACCGTCCGTCGCACCCACCCGCTAAGACGGCCGAGCCGCGAGTTCGGACCGTGAGCGACAATGGAGGCGTGTCCAGCCAGCCTCGGATCCTTGTGATCGACAACTACGACTCGTTCGTCTACAACCTGGTGCAGTATCTCGCCCAGATCGGCGCCGAGGTCGAGGTATGGCGCAACGACGACGCCAGGTTCGCCGACCCGTCCTTCGTCGACGGTTTCGACGGTGTGCTGTTGTCGCCTGGGCCGGGCACGCCCGAGGAGGCGGGGGTCTGCATCGAGGTCGTCCGCACCCAGGCCGGCCGGGTCCCGCTGTTCGGTGTCTGCCTCGGTCTGCAGTCGATCGGGGTGGCCTACGGAGCCGTGGTGGACCGGGCGCCAGAGCTGCTGCACGGCAAGACCTCCCGGATCGATCATCAGGGGCTGGGCGTGCTGGCGGGGTTGCCGTCCCCCTTCACGGCCACCCGCTACCACTCTCTCGCCATCGAGCCTGGCACCCTGCCCGAGGTGCTGGAGGTCACGGCCACCACCGGCAGTGGCGTCATCATGGCCGTCCGGCACCGCTCGCTGCCGGTCGAGGCGGTCCAGTTCCACCCGGAGTCGGTGCTCACCGAGGGCGGCTACCAGATGCTGGCCAACTGGCTCGCCATCTGCGGTGACACCGACGCCCCCAGGCGTGCCGCCGGAATGGCACCGCTGATGTCGCGCGCCGCGAGCTAGCCTCACACCCGGTCAGCGAACGCCGCGCGGCCGGAACTGGATGCTGATCCGTGGGCCGACGGGACGGTTCGTCTTCGGGATGGCGTGCTCCCAGGTCCGTTGGCAGGAGCCGCCCATCACGATCAGGTCGCCGGGCCCGAGCAGGTTCTTGATGGATGGTCCGCCGCCGCGCGGCCGCAGCATCAGTGTCCGCGGCGAACCCAGCGAGACGATGGCGACCATGGTGTCGGCGGACCGCCCGCGCCCGATGGTGTCGCCGTGCCAGGCGACCGAGTCGCGGCCGTCCCGGTAGAGGCACAGCCCGGCCGTCCGGAACCGCTCCCCCAGCTCCTCGGCATAGTGTGCGCTCAGCCGGTCCCTCGCCTCGGCCAGGATGTCCTGGGGCAACGGGTCGCGCTCGCCGTAGAAGCAGAGCAGTCGTGGCACGTCGACCACCCGCTCGTACATCTGCCGACGCTCGGCGTACCACGGAACCTCGTCCACCAGCTGCTCGAACAGGGTGCTGGCCCCGCGCAGCCATCCGGGGCAGAGGTCGATCCAGGCCCCCCGGGACAGCGGGAGCCGGTGCACCCCCGAGCCGAGATCACCGAGACTGACCTCGTCATCGAGGTCCAGCAACGATCCCTGCAGATTGACCGCCATGAGCCCAGGCTACACCCTTATTCGCCCATACGTTCGAATCAAAACCTCGCCGTTCACCCGCCCGGGGTCGGCGTCGAGTTGGGCGGAGGAGTGGTCGGGGTGGTCGGTGTCGGAGTCGGGGTGGTCGGCGGAGCCGTGGGCTTCGGCTTGGCCAGCACCAGAGTGATGTCGGTGCTGCGGGAGACCCGCTTGCCGGCCGCCGGGTCCTGGCTGATCACCGTGCCCTCCGCCTGGTCGCTGGCCTTCTCCTTGAAGGTGACGTTCTGCTCGCGGAACCCGGCCTGGGTCAGCGTCTGCAGCGCCGACACCCGGTTGAACTCGAGCACGGACGGCATCTGGGACTCGCCCGTGGCATAGGTGACGACCACCTCGCTGTCCAGCGGTGCGACCGACCCCTCGCCCGGCTGGACGTCGAGGACCTCATCCTTCTTGGCTGTGGTCGGCTCGTCGGTGGCCTTCTCGGTCTTCACACTGAAGCCGGCGTCCTTGAGCTTCTTCTTCACCTTGTCGACGTCCTCGCCGATCAGGTTGCCGGGAATCTTCCCCTTCTGCGGTCCGGCGTTGATCTCCATCACGACGGTGCTGTTCACCTCGACCGACTTGCCTCCGAGCGGATCCTGCTTGACCACCGTGCCGACCGTTTCGTCGTCCTTGCCGTTGACCTTCTTGAATTGGGGGTTGAGCTTGTAGTTGCGCATCTGGCTGTCGGCCTGCTGCTGGGTGAAACCGATCACTGCCGGCACCTCGACCATCTGCACCGCTGGTGTCTGCGGTGGCTGCAGGAAGCGGTAGAGGCCGTAGGCGCCACCGGCCAGGACGGCGAGGATGAGGGCGGTCACGAGAATGGCGAGACCGACGCGGCGCTTCGGCTCCTCCTCCTCGTCGTTGAGGTCGACCAACGGCTCAGCGCCGGTCGGCGGGACCACCGGCGGCACCGCGGATCGCGACACCACCCGGGTGGGGTTCGGGTCGGCTCCCACGACGGCCGGAACGACGGCCGTCACCTGCTGTCCCGCGAGCAGCCTGCTGATGTCCGCCTTCATCTCGCGGGCTGACTGGTACCGGGCCGCCGGGTCCTTCTCCAGCGCCTTCAGGGTGACCGCGTCGATGTCGGAGGTGATCACCGGGTCCAGCTCGCTCGGCGGCACCGGAGTCTCGCGGACGTGCTGGTAGGCGACGCTGACCGGCGAGTCTCCGACGAAGGGTGGCCGGCCCACCAGCAGCTCATAGAGCAGGCAACCGGCGGAGTAGATGTCACTGCGGGCGTCGACGGTCTCGCCGCGCGCCTGCTCGGGGGAGAGATACTGCGCGGTGCCGATGACGGCCGCGGTCTGGGTCATGGTGGCCGACGTGTCCGCCACCGCCCGGGCGATGCCGAAATCCATCACCTTGACCCCGCCGGTGGGGGTGAGCATGACGTTGGCGGGCTTGATGTCCCGGTGCACGATGCCGGCCTTGTGGCTGTAGCTCAACGCGTCGAGCACGCCCTGGGTCAGCTCCAGTGCCCGCTCGGGCAGGATCTTGCGGCCGTCGCGGAGCACGTCGCGCAGGGTCGGCCCCTCCACCAGCTCCATCACGATGTAGGGGATGGAGACGCCGGTCTTCGGGTCGGTCTCCTCACCGGTGTCGTAGACGGCCACGATGGTCGGGTGGTTCAGGCCGGCCGCGGACTGCGCCTCGCGGCGGAAGCGCGCCTGGAACGTCGGATCGGTGGCCAGGTCGGTTCGCAGCTGCTTCACCGCGACCGGTCGTCCGAGTCGGGTGTCGATGGCGTGTCTGACCTCCGCCATGCCACCGCGACCCAGCAGGTCGCCGAGCTCGTATCGGCCACCCACCTTCACAGACTCGCCTGTCATCGGTGCAATCCTCTCCTGGGCCTGACGGCCCCATCGGCTAACGGCTCTCCGGTGTCAGGCCATTGTGTGCCACCGTGTCGTCGGACGACGAACCGCGCCCCGTCCCCGTCGCGTCGCCGTTGACCCCACTCATGCGCTCTCACAGCACCGCCTTCATCACGGCCTTGGCGATCGGCGCCGCCACCCGGCCACCGGCGATGTCCTGCCGGGGGATGTCGGCGTCCTCGACCACGACGGCCACTGCCACCTGCCGGTCCCCGGAGGTGGCGTAGGAGGTGAACCAGGCGAACGGCTTGCGTTTCAGGTCGGACTGGGCGGTGCCCGTCTTGCCGCCGACCTCGACCCCCGGGATCCTCGCGGTCGTGCCGGTGCCGTTGTTGACGACGCCGACCATCATCTTCTGCAGCGCCTTGGCGTTGTCCGCCGTCATCGGCTGGGACAGCTCCTTGGGCTTGGTGGTCTGCAGCGGCTTCAGGTCGGGTGCCCGGACGACGCTGACGATGTAGGGGTCCATCAGGACGCCGTCGTTGGCGATCGCTGCGGTCACCATCGCCATCTGCAGCGGGCTGGCGGCGACGTCGAACTGGCCGATCGCACTCAGGGCCGTCTGGGACCGGTCCGGGTTCTCCGGGAACTTGCTCGCCGCGCCGCCGAGGTCGCTGAGGTGGCGGGCGTCGAAGCCGAACTTGTTCGCCTGGTCACGGAGCTTGTCGGCCCCCAGCTCGAGTCCGAGGTTGGCGAACGCGGTGTTGCAGGAGACCTCGAGTGCGTGCTGCAAAGTGATCTGCTGGCCGCCGCAGTTGCTCTCGTTGCCGAGGTACGTCTGGGTACCCGGCAGCTTCAGCCTGGTCGGCGACTTGACCTTGCTGTCCGGGGTCTTGCCGGCCTCGAGGGCGGCGGCCGCGGTGACCAGCTTGAAGGTTGAGCCAGGTGGGTAGATCTCCCGGGCTGCCCGGTTGGCCATCGGGTGGTTCTTGGCGGTGGCGAGCCGCTGATACGCCTTGCCGGCCGCCTCGATGTCGTGGCTGGCGATCTTGTTGGGGTCATAGCTGGGACTGGTGACCATGGCCAGGATGGCGCCCGTCTGCGGGTCGATGGCGACCACCGCACCCTTCTGGTCGCCGAGCGCCTTGGCCGCGGCCCGCTGGGCGTCCGGATTGATGGTGGTCTCGACGCTGGCGCCCTTCGGTGTCCGGTTGGTGACCAGGTCGATCATCCGGCGGACGAACAGCGAGTCGTCGGTGCCGGCCAGCTGGGTGTTGTAGGAGCTCTCCAGACCCGACCGGGCGTGGTCGTAGGAGTAGAAGCCGGTCACCGGGGCGTACAGCTCGCCCTGCGGGTAGGTGCGCAGGTATTTGAACCGGTCGCGGACCGGGGTGGTGGTGGCGATCTCGGTGGTCCCGGCCAGGATCGAGCCGCGGTCCTGGGCGAACTCGGCGTCACGCACCCGCCGGTTCTGGGGCTGGGCGTTCAACGACTCGGTCCGGAAGACCACGTTGAAGGTGACGTTCGCGAACAGCAGCCCGAACATCAACATGACGACGACAGCGACGCGCCGGATCGGGCGGTTCATGCCGGCCTCTTCAGCAGCTGGGTCTCGTCCTGCGCGGCGACGTTCTCTGAGACGGTGGCGACCGGCTTGCGGACATGGTGGGAGATGAGCAGCAGCAGGGCCATGATGGTCCAGTTGGCGACCAGCGACGATCCCCCCTGGGACATGAACGGTGTGGTCAGCCCGGTCAGCGGCAGCAGCCGGGTGACCCCGCCGATGATGGTGAACACCTGCAGTGCGAACGCGAACGACAGGCCGCAGGCGAGCAGCTTGCCGAACGGCTCCCGGCAGGCCAGTGCGGTTCGCAGGCCGCGGGACACGATCAGGGCGTACAGCATCACGATCGCCATCAATCCCGTCATGCCGAGCTCCTCACCGAGAGCCGCGGCGATGAAGTCGCTGCGGGCCAACGGCGTCAGGCCAGGTCGGCCCAGGCCGAGGCCGGTGCCCAACAGGCCGCCCCAGGCCATCCCGAACTGCGCGTTGACCACCTGGTAGTAGAGGTCGTAGTTGGAGAACGGGTGCAGCCAGGCGCCGACCCGGATCTTCACGTGTGCGAACAGCAGGTAGCCCAGATAGGCGCCGGCGGCGAACAGCAGGGTGCCGAGCACGGCCCAACCGGGCCGCTCGGTGGAGACGTACAGCATCATCACGAACAGCCCGAAGAACAGCAGCGAGGTGCCCAGGTCATTCTGGAAGACCAGCACCGCCAGGCTCGCGAGCCACATCAGCAGGATCGGGCCGAGATCGCGGGCTCGGGGCAGGTCCAGCCCCAGGACCCGCCAGCCGGCGAGGGCGAGTACGTCGCGCTTCTCGACCAGGTAGGACGCGAACGCGATGCAGAGGAAGATCTTGGCGACCTCGGACGGTTGGAAGCTGTACGGACCGACATGGATCCAGATCTGGGCGCCGAACTTGGCCGTACCGATGACGGGGACGAGCGGCAGCAGGAGCAGCACGATCCCGGACAGTCCCAGGGTGTAGGTGAACCGCTGCAACGGGCGGTGGTCGCGGATCACGAACGCCACCAGCACGAACAGCACCACGCCGAGAGCGGTCCAGATCAGCTGCTGCCGGGCGCCGGAGGTCGGCGGGTCGTTGATCAGGTCGATGCGGTGGATCATCGCCAGCCCCAGGCCGTTCAGCAGCACCACGCAGGGCAGGATCACCGGATCCGCGTACGGCAGCTTCCAGCGGATGGCGATATGGGCGACCAGGGCGAGCCCGGCACCGACACCGGCCAGGTAGGGGAAGGTCG is a window from the Microlunatus panaciterrae genome containing:
- a CDS encoding aminodeoxychorismate/anthranilate synthase component II; this encodes MSSQPRILVIDNYDSFVYNLVQYLAQIGAEVEVWRNDDARFADPSFVDGFDGVLLSPGPGTPEEAGVCIEVVRTQAGRVPLFGVCLGLQSIGVAYGAVVDRAPELLHGKTSRIDHQGLGVLAGLPSPFTATRYHSLAIEPGTLPEVLEVTATTGSGVIMAVRHRSLPVEAVQFHPESVLTEGGYQMLANWLAICGDTDAPRRAAGMAPLMSRAAS
- a CDS encoding DUF881 domain-containing protein; this translates as MPRWSLPEALSRGRRALSRARERQWQRDRTRSAGGRLLTLVVCIVAGLMIMVSALNARGTDLRPGRNTDLVSLVQSQSQRNSALAAQVSQLRQEVDRLSSGQNEQSDLSPKVEQLSAAAGVRSVTGPALTVTLDDAPETVAADGIDGDLLVVHQQDIQAVANILWSGGAEAMTIQGQRVIATTGIKCVGNTVVLHGIPYAPPYVIRAIGDPARLQAALARSRFIQIYQQYVDAFGLGYQVQTAGKVTFPAYQGSLELQYARPLGSSGASGSPSVAPTR
- a CDS encoding peptidoglycan D,D-transpeptidase FtsI family protein, whose protein sequence is MNRPIRRVAVVVMLMFGLLFANVTFNVVFRTESLNAQPQNRRVRDAEFAQDRGSILAGTTEIATTTPVRDRFKYLRTYPQGELYAPVTGFYSYDHARSGLESSYNTQLAGTDDSLFVRRMIDLVTNRTPKGASVETTINPDAQRAAAKALGDQKGAVVAIDPQTGAILAMVTSPSYDPNKIASHDIEAAGKAYQRLATAKNHPMANRAAREIYPPGSTFKLVTAAAALEAGKTPDSKVKSPTRLKLPGTQTYLGNESNCGGQQITLQHALEVSCNTAFANLGLELGADKLRDQANKFGFDARHLSDLGGAASKFPENPDRSQTALSAIGQFDVAASPLQMAMVTAAIANDGVLMDPYIVSVVRAPDLKPLQTTKPKELSQPMTADNAKALQKMMVGVVNNGTGTTARIPGVEVGGKTGTAQSDLKRKPFAWFTSYATSGDRQVAVAVVVEDADIPRQDIAGGRVAAPIAKAVMKAVL
- a CDS encoding alpha-ketoglutarate-dependent dioxygenase AlkB, with the translated sequence MAVNLQGSLLDLDDEVSLGDLGSGVHRLPLSRGAWIDLCPGWLRGASTLFEQLVDEVPWYAERRQMYERVVDVPRLLCFYGERDPLPQDILAEARDRLSAHYAEELGERFRTAGLCLYRDGRDSVAWHGDTIGRGRSADTMVAIVSLGSPRTLMLRPRGGGPSIKNLLGPGDLIVMGGSCQRTWEHAIPKTNRPVGPRISIQFRPRGVR
- a CDS encoding cell division protein CrgA — its product is MPESRTRKSADAKKKQTAAVAKPKKVKTPASRRWVPPTFITVGLLGVAWLITYYIAGADIGFMTALGDWNILIGMGGMAAAFAIATLWK
- the pknB gene encoding Stk1 family PASTA domain-containing Ser/Thr kinase → MTGESVKVGGRYELGDLLGRGGMAEVRHAIDTRLGRPVAVKQLRTDLATDPTFQARFRREAQSAAGLNHPTIVAVYDTGEETDPKTGVSIPYIVMELVEGPTLRDVLRDGRKILPERALELTQGVLDALSYSHKAGIVHRDIKPANVMLTPTGGVKVMDFGIARAVADTSATMTQTAAVIGTAQYLSPEQARGETVDARSDIYSAGCLLYELLVGRPPFVGDSPVSVAYQHVRETPVPPSELDPVITSDIDAVTLKALEKDPAARYQSAREMKADISRLLAGQQVTAVVPAVVGADPNPTRVVSRSAVPPVVPPTGAEPLVDLNDEEEEPKRRVGLAILVTALILAVLAGGAYGLYRFLQPPQTPAVQMVEVPAVIGFTQQQADSQMRNYKLNPQFKKVNGKDDETVGTVVKQDPLGGKSVEVNSTVVMEINAGPQKGKIPGNLIGEDVDKVKKKLKDAGFSVKTEKATDEPTTAKKDEVLDVQPGEGSVAPLDSEVVVTYATGESQMPSVLEFNRVSALQTLTQAGFREQNVTFKEKASDQAEGTVISQDPAAGKRVSRSTDITLVLAKPKPTAPPTTPTPTPTTPTTPPPNSTPTPGG
- a CDS encoding FtsW/RodA/SpoVE family cell cycle protein; the encoded protein is MMSASTPVIVVPRKRRNVELALILFALALTLGAAAMVDLNVTGSISSTFPYLAGVGAGLALVAHIAIRWKLPYADPVILPCVVLLNGLGLAMIHRIDLINDPPTSGARQQLIWTALGVVLFVLVAFVIRDHRPLQRFTYTLGLSGIVLLLLPLVPVIGTAKFGAQIWIHVGPYSFQPSEVAKIFLCIAFASYLVEKRDVLALAGWRVLGLDLPRARDLGPILLMWLASLAVLVFQNDLGTSLLFFGLFVMMLYVSTERPGWAVLGTLLFAAGAYLGYLLFAHVKIRVGAWLHPFSNYDLYYQVVNAQFGMAWGGLLGTGLGLGRPGLTPLARSDFIAAALGEELGMTGLMAIVMLYALIVSRGLRTALACREPFGKLLACGLSFAFALQVFTIIGGVTRLLPLTGLTTPFMSQGGSSLVANWTIMALLLLISHHVRKPVATVSENVAAQDETQLLKRPA